Genomic DNA from Tistrella bauzanensis:
AAGGCCGGTATGCGCGCCCTGTCGACCCAGGGCGAGATGACGACGGCCCTCGATACCTTGAAAGGCCGCGCCCGCGTGCGTCGCGCCATGTGGAGCCGCCGCGCCCAGGAATATGAAGCCAAGATCAATTCGGGCGACCCGACCTCGATCGCGGAAGTGGTGCGCGACCTGCACCGCGCCGGCGATCAGGCCGAGCAGTCCTATAGCGAGCGCCAGATGTACCAGCTGGCCCTGGACCGGCTGGCCCGCGAATATGCCGCGGTCGAACAGCTTGACCTGAAGACGGCGGCGATCCAGCTGGAAATCCTGCTGGACCGGGCCGCCTGATCCGACGATCTGCGGCCGTGTCGGACCGCAGACCGCCGATGCCTTCGAAAAGCCCCGCCTGGAGCGATCCCGGCGGGGCTTTTCATGCGTGGAACCGATGGGGCCAGGGCCGGTTTCAGTCAGGATACCGGTTTCAATCAGGATGCCGGTTTCAATCAGGATGGTGGCAGCACGCTGTGATGATTTTGCTGGGGCCGGGGTGATCCGCCCGCTCGCCGCACGCGTAAAGGCAGGCATCAAGGCGACAGTCCGCGCAGCATGACGGGAGGCGGCCATGGCCAGTTTCGACATTCAGAACGCGCAGACCGCCGACCGGCAATATGTCCGCCGGTCGATGGCGGTCCCCCTGCTGACGCGTGAGGATGAACAGGATCTGGCACGGGCCTGGCGCGACCGGGGCGATGTCGATGCCCTGCACCAGCTGGTCCGCGCCTATGCGCGGCTGGTGGTGAGCCTGGCATCGAAGTTTCGCAATTATGCGATGCCGATGGGTGATCTGGTCCAGGAAGGCAATGTCGGGCTGATGATGGCGGCCAGCCGCTTCGACCCCGACCGCAATGTGCGTTTTTCGACCTATGCCATGTGGTGGATCCGGGCTGCGATCCAGGATTTCATTCTGCGCAATCATTCGATCGTCCGCACCGGCACCACCGCCGGCGACAAGTCCCTGTTCTTCAACCTGCGCCGGTTGCGGGCCCGGATGGGCGAGGGCACCAATGGCCCGATGAGCCATGAGGCACGGCTGAAGATCGCCGTCGATCTGGGCGTGAGCGTGGAGGCGGTGGAAGCCATGGAAGGCCGGCTGTCGGTCGCCGATCACTCCCTGAATGCCGGGCTGGACGAGGACGGTGGTGATAGCTGGATCGATTTCCTGGCGGATGACCGGCCGAGCCCCGAAGAGGTGGTGGTGGAGCTGCGCGACAGCGACACCCGGTCGCGCTGGCTGAAACGCGCCTTGACCGAACTGAGCCAGCGCGAGCGGGTGATCATTCATGAACGCCGGCTGCGCGAGGACGCCGTGACCCTGCAGGAGCTGGGCCACGAACTGGGGATCAGCAAGGAGCGGGTCCGCCAGATCGAGCAGCGCGCCATTGAAAAGCTTCGGACGTCGATCACCCGCCAGATGCGCGAGGCTGATCAACGCCTTCGGATCGAGGCGGTGGCGGGCTGAGCCCGGCCGCCTCAAACGCGGTTCAGTCTTCCGGCCATCGAGGTTGCCGGTCGGGGATTGGACATACTGTCGCATGTCAAGTATCCCTTGGCCCCGGCCGTTCAGGTCGGGGCCGCTTTTCGTCTGCACGGCGCGCAACACCCGAAGGATGCCGTCGCCGGGGCGGACCGTCCGCGCCGGGTGAGACCGGGTTGAAGCCGGCGGGCCAATGCAACCCGATGGTGACTAAAGCGCTGTTCGGGCGGCTTCGGCGCGAATATGGCGGGGGCGGGTGATAGGCTGAAGGTGCCTGATCGCCGGCTCACCGCCGGCGCCCGATCGAAAGGCTCTCCGATGACCA
This window encodes:
- a CDS encoding CarD family transcriptional regulator, which gives rise to MAKKRFGTGDIVVYPAHGVGKIEAVEAQEIAGMALELYVIRFDDDRMTLRVPVFKAEKAGMRALSTQGEMTTALDTLKGRARVRRAMWSRRAQEYEAKINSGDPTSIAEVVRDLHRAGDQAEQSYSERQMYQLALDRLAREYAAVEQLDLKTAAIQLEILLDRAA
- a CDS encoding RNA polymerase factor sigma-32 — protein: MASFDIQNAQTADRQYVRRSMAVPLLTREDEQDLARAWRDRGDVDALHQLVRAYARLVVSLASKFRNYAMPMGDLVQEGNVGLMMAASRFDPDRNVRFSTYAMWWIRAAIQDFILRNHSIVRTGTTAGDKSLFFNLRRLRARMGEGTNGPMSHEARLKIAVDLGVSVEAVEAMEGRLSVADHSLNAGLDEDGGDSWIDFLADDRPSPEEVVVELRDSDTRSRWLKRALTELSQRERVIIHERRLREDAVTLQELGHELGISKERVRQIEQRAIEKLRTSITRQMREADQRLRIEAVAG